The proteins below come from a single Oncorhynchus keta strain PuntledgeMale-10-30-2019 chromosome 32, Oket_V2, whole genome shotgun sequence genomic window:
- the LOC118389310 gene encoding myosin-9-like isoform X2: protein MSEADKFLYRDSGKVANPLDQADWATKKLVWIPSETLGFVAGSVKEEKGEECLVELADTGKKVTVNKDDIQKMNPPKFSKVEDMAELTCLNEASVLHNLKDRYYSGLIYTYSGLFCVVINPYKYLPIYSENIIEMYKGKKRHEMPPHIYAITDNAYRSMMQDREDQSILCTGESGAGKTENTKKVIQYLAHVASSFKSKKDQGELEKQLLQANPILEAFGNGKTVKNDNSSRFGKFIRINFDVNGYIVGANIETYLLEKSRAIRQAKDERAFHIFYYMLTGAGDKMRSELCLEDYKNYRFLTHGNVTIPGQQDRDLFVETMDAFNIMSIPEEERIGLLKTVSAVLQLGNMSFKKERNSDQASMPDDTAAQKVCHLLGMNVTDFTRAILSPRIKVGRDYVQKAQTQEQAEFAVEALAKASYERMFRWLVMRINKALDKTKRQGASFIGILDIAGFEIFELNSFEQLCINYTNEKLQQLFNHTMFVLEQEEYQREGIEWSFIDFGLDLQPCIDLIEKHASPPGVLALLDEECWFPKATDKSFVEKVVQEQGNNPKFQKPKKLKDSADFCIIHYAGKVDYKADEWLMKNMDPLNDNVATLLNQSTDKFVSELWRDVDRIVGLDKVAGMSDGGLHGATKIRKGMFRTVGQLYKEQLSNLMTTLRNTNPNFVRCIIPNHEKKAGKLEPHLVLEQLRCNGVLEGIRICRQGFPNRIVFQEFRQRYEILTPSAIPKGFMDGKQACVLMIKALELDSNLFRIGQSKVFFRAGVLAHLEEERDIKITDIIISFQSWCRGYVARKAFTKRQQQLTAMKVIQRNCAAYLKLRNWQWWRLFTKVKPLLQVTRQEEEMQAREDELEKTKERQQQAEEQLQEFEAKQQQLNAEKLALQEQLQAETELCAEAEEMRSKLATRKQELEEILHDLESRVEEEEERVTQLQTERKKMQTNITDLEQQLDEEEAARQKLQLEKMTTDAKLKKIEENVMVLDDQNNKLNKEKKLLEERISEFTTNLTEEEEKSKSLQKLKNKHEAMITDLEDRLRKEEKSRQELEKNRRKLEGDSTELNDQMADLHAQIAELRAQLAKKEEELMAALARIEEEAAAKNTAQKKIRELEAQLSELQEDLELERAARAKAEKHRRDLGEELEALKTELEDTLDSTATQQELRTKRETEVTQLKKVLEDEAKVHEQQVADMRHKHNQAFDELNEQLEQAKRNKASVEKAKQAMESEHNELAIELKTLTQGKSESEQRRKKAETQVQELQIKHSESERQRKELAEKVAKMQSELDNVNSVLSVVESKSIKATKDCSTVESQLQDVQALLQEETRQKLSFSTRLRQMEEDQNNLRETLEEEEQGKKNTEKQLYTLQAQLTEMKKKMELETQSLEGAEENKKRMQRELEGVVQQLEEKASAYDKLDKTKTRLQQELDDMMVDQDNLRQTVSNLEKKQKKFDQMLTEEKSISSRNAEERDRAEAEARQKETRALTLTRELETIKDMKDELDRANKVLKAEMDDLVSSKDDVGKSVHELEKAKRAMDQQLEEMRVQLEELEDELQATEDAKLRLEVNMQAMKAQSDRDLQARDEQGEERRKQLVKQVREMETELEDERRQKALATAAKKKLEADLGELEAGISMANKGRDEALKQLKKLQALLKDQMRELEDLRLSRDEALNMAKENEKKVKAMEADTIHLQEELASAERVKKQAQTERDELQDELNIHNAKNSLTVDEKRRLEVRIAKLEEELEEEQLNTEMVNDRLRRTTLQTDQLTIELTAERSTAQRLEGTRAQLDRQNKELKLKLQELEETVKSRYKASIAALEAKILQLEEQLDLEFKERQHSSRLVRRTEKKLKEVLLQVEDERRNTEQYKAEADKANNRTRQLKRQLEEAEEEVTRANANRRKLQRELDDATESQDAVTREVSTLKSKLRRGDLPLNMRRVLNRTGLGDSDEEMDLTSDASKPIPE, encoded by the exons ATGTCGGAAGCGGACAAGTTCCTCTACAGAGATAGTGGGAAGGTCGCCAACCCCCTAGACCAGGCCGACTGGGCCACCAAGAAGCTCGTATGGATCCCTTCGGAGACGCTGGGGTTCGTGGCTGGCTCCGTcaaggaagagaagggagaggagtgtCTGGTGGAGCTAGCCGACACAGGCAAGAAGGTGACTGTGAACAAGGACGATATCCAGAAGATGAACCCTCCCAAGTTCAGTAAGGTGGAGGACATGGCTGAGCTCACGTGTTTGAACGAGGCTTCAGTGCTGCACAACCTCAAGGACCGCTACTACTCTGGCCTCATCTAC ACGTACTCTGGCCTCTTCTGTGTGGTGATCAATCCCTACAAGTACCTTCCCATCTACTCTGAGAACATCATTGAGATGTACAAGGGCAAGAAGAGACACGAGATGCCCCCTCACATCTACGCCATCACAGACAACGCTTACAGGAGTATGATGCAGG ATCGTGAAGATCAGTCCATCCTCTGCAC AGGAGAATCGGGAGCTGGAAAGACTGAGAACACCAAGAAAGTGATCCAGTATCTGGCACACGTTGCCTCTTCCTTTAAGTCAAAGAAAGACCAG GGGGAGCTAGAGAAACAACTTCTGCAGGCTAACCCCATCCTAGAGGCCTTCGGAAACGGCAAGACGGTCAAGAATGACAACTCCTCCAGATTC ggGAAGTTTATCCGGATCAACTTTGACGTCAATGGATATATTGTGGGAGCCAACATTGAAACTT ATCTGCTGGAGAAGTCCAGAGCCATCCGGCAGGCTAAGGATGAAAGAGCCTTCCACATCTTCTATTACATGCTCACAGGAGCTGGGGACAAAATGCGCT CTGAGCTGTGTCTGGAGGACTACAAGAACTACCGGTTCCTGACCCATGGGAACGTGACCATCCCTGGTCAGCAGGACCGTGACCTCTTTGTGGAGACCATGGATGCCTTCAACATCATGAGCATCCCAGAGGAGGAGCGGATAG GTCTTCTGAAAACTGTGTCCGCCGTTCTCCAGCTGGGTAACATGAGCTTCAAGAAGGAGCGCAACTCTGACCAGGCCTCCATGCCTGATGACACAG cggCCCAGAAAGTGTGCCACCTGCTGGGCATGAACGTGACCGACTTCACCCGGGCCATCCTGTCCCCCAGGATCAAGGTGGGCAGGGACTATGTTCAGAAGGCCCAGACCCAGGAGCAGGCTGAGTTTGCGGTGGAGGCCCTGGCCAAGGCCTCCTATGAGAGGATGTTCCGCTGGCTGGTGATGAGGATCAACAAGGCCCTGGACAAGACCAAGAGACAGGGAGCCTCCTTCATCGGCATCTTGGACATAGCTGGCTTTGAGATCTTTGAG CTGAACTCGTTTGAGCAGCTGTGCATCAACTACACCAACGAGAAGCTGCAGCAGCTGTTCAACCACACCATGTTCGTCCTGGAGCAGGAGGAGTACCAGAGGGAGGGCATCGAGTGGAGCTTCATCGACTTCGGCCTGGACCTGCAGCCCTGCATCGACCTCATCGAGAAGCAT gccagtccTCCTGGTGTGCTGGCTCTGCTGGATGAGGAGTGCTGGTTCCCCAAGGCCACGGACAAGAGCTTTGTGGAGAAGGTGGTTCAGGAGCAGGGCAACAACCCCAAGTTCCAGAAGCCCAAGAAACTCAAGGACTCTGCCGACTTCTGCATCATCCACTACGCTGGAAAG GTGGACTACAAGGCAGATGAGTGGCTGATGAAGAACATGGACCCTTTGAACGACAACGTGGCCACGCTGCTCAACCAGTCCACTGACAAGTTTGTGTCGGAGCTTTGGAGAGACG TGGACCGTATTGTGGGCCTGGACAAAGTTGCTGGGATGTCTGATGGGGGGCTGCATGGGGCCACGAAGATCCGAAAGGGCATGTTCCGCACCGTGGGCCAGCTCTACAAGGAGCAGCTGTCCAACCTCATGACCACTCTCAGGAACACCAACCCCAACTTCGTCCGCTGCATCATCCCCAACCACGAGAAGAAG GCTGGTAAGCTGGAGCCCCACCTGGTTCTTGAACAGCTGAGGTGTAATGGAGTTCTGGAGGGGATCCGTATCTGCAGACAAGGCTTCCCCAACCGCATCGTCTTCCAGGAGTTCAGACAGAG ATATGAGATCCTCACTCCCAGCGCCATTCCCAAGGGATTCATGGACGGCAAACAAGCCTGTGTGCTCATG atCAAGGCCCTGGAGCTGGATTCCAACCTGTTCCGGATTGGCCAGAGTAAGGTGTTTTTCCGGGCCGGTGTCTTGGCccacctggaggaggagagggacattaAGATCACCGACATCATCATCAGCTTCCAGTCCTGGTGTCGTGGATACGTGGCCCGCAA AGCCTTCACAAAGAGACAGCAGCAGCTGACTGCTATGAAGGTGATCCAGAGGAACTGTGCTGCTTACCTCAAACTCAGGAACTGGCAGTGGTGGAGGCTCTTCACCAAG GTGAAGCCTCTGCTGCAGGTGACcaggcaggaggaggagatgcAGGCTAGGGAGGATGAGCTGGAGAAGACCAAGGAGAGGCAGCAGCAAGCTGAGGAGCAGCTGCAGGAGTTTGAAGCCAAGCAGCAACAG CTGAATGCAGAGAAGCTAGCCCTGCAGGAGCAGCTGCAGGCTGAGACGGAGCTGTGTGCTGAGGCGGAGGAGATGCGCTCCAAGCTGGCCACCAGGAAGCAGGAGCTGGAGGAGATCCTCCACGACTTGGAGTccagagtggaggaggaagaggagagggtcaCCCAGCTACAGACCGAGCGGAAGAAGATGCAGACCAACATCACG GACCTGGAGCAGCAGCTGGATGAGGAGGAGGCAGCCAGGCAGAAGCTGCAGCTGGAGAAGATGACCACCGATGCCAAGCTGAAGAAGATAGAGGAGAATGTCATGGTGCTGGATGACCAGAACAACAAACTCAATAAG GAGAAGAAGCTGTTGGAGGAACGTATCTCAGAGTTCACCACCAACctgactgaggaggaggagaagtccAAGAGCCTGCAGAAACTCAAGAACAAGCACGAGGCCATGATCACTGACCTGGAGG ACCGTctgaggaaggaggagaagagtcGTCAAGAGCTTGAAAAGAACCGCAGGAAGCTGGAGGGCGACTCCACGGAGCTGAATGACCAGATGGCTGACCTGCACGCCCAGATAGCTGAGCTCCGAGCCCAGCTGGCCAAGAAGGAGGAGGAGCTAATGGCTGCGCTGGCCAG gatagaggaggaggccGCGGCCAAGAACACGGCCCAGAAGAAGATCCGGGAGCTGGAGGCCCAGCTTTCTGAGCTGCAGGAGGATCTGGAGCTGGAGAGGGCTGCGAGGGCCAAGGCTGAAAAACACCGCAGGGACctgggagaggagctggaggcTCTGAAGACTGAGCTGGAGGACACACTGGACTCCACTGCAACACAACAAGAGCTCAG AACCAAGCGCGAGACTGAGGTGACCCAGCTAAAGAAGGTTTTGGAGGACGAGGCCAAAGTGCACGAGCAGCAGGTGGCCGACATGAGGCACAAACACAACCAGGCCTTCGATGAGCTCAACGAACAGCTGGAGCAGGCCAAGAGG AACAAGGCTTCAGTGGAGAAAGCCAAGCAGGCTATGGAAAGCGAACATAATGAGCTGGCCATCGAGCTGAAGACCCTGACCCAGGGGAAGAGCGAGTCAGAGCAGCGCAGGAAGAAGGCTGAGACCCAGGTCCAGGAACTGCAGATCAAACACTCTGAGAGCGAGAGGCAAAGGAAGGAGCTGGCCGAGAAGGTGGCCAAGATGCAG TCTGAGCTGGACAACGTCAACAGTGTGTTGAGTGTGGTTGAGAGCAAGTCCATCAAGGCAACTAAAGACTGTTCCACTGTGGAGTCTCAACTGCAGGATGTACAG GCGCTGCTCCAGGAGGAAACTCGTCAGAAGCTCTCCTTCTCCACTCGTCTGCGTCAGATGGAGGAGGACCAGAACAACCTGAGGGAGACgctggaggaagaggagcagggcAAGAAGAACACTGAGAAGCAGCTCTACACCCTCCAAGCTCAG CTGACggagatgaagaagaagatggagCTGGAGACCCAGTCCCTGGAGGGGGCGGAGGAGAACAAGAAACGTATGCAGCGGGAGCTGGAGGGCGTGGTCCAACAGCTGGAGGAGAAGGCATCGGCCTACGACAAGCTGGACAAGACCAAGACCCGTCTGCAGCAGGAGCTGGATGACATGATGGTGGACCAGGACAACCTCAGGCAGACTGTGTCCAACCtggagaagaagcagaagaagttTGACCAG ATGCTGACTGAGGAGAAGAGCATCTCCAGCCGGAATGCTGAGGAGAGGGACCGGGCTGAGGCAGAGGCCAGGCAGAAGGAAACGCGGGCCCTGACTCTGACCCGCGAGCTGGAGACCATTAAGGACATGAAGGATGAACTGGACCGGGCCAACAAGGTCCTCAAGGCAGAGATGGATGACCTGGTCTCATCGAAGGACGACGTTGGTAAAAGT GTCCACGAGCTGGAGAAAGCGAAGCGTGCCATGGATCAACAGTTGGAGGAGATGCGCGTGCagctggaggagctggaggacGAGCTGCAGGCCACGGAGGACGCCAAGCTGCGTCTGGAGGTCAACATGCAGGCCATGAAAGCCCAGTCCGACAGGGACCTGCAGGCCAGAGACGAGCAGGGTGAAGAGCGGAGGAAACAGCTGGTCAAACAG GTGCGTGAGATGGAGACCGAGCTGGAGGATGAGCGCCGGCAGAAAGCCCTGGCCACGGCTGCTAAGAAGAAGCTGGAGGCAGACCTGGGAGAGCTGGAGGCAGGCATCAGCATGGCCAACAAGGGCCGTGACGAGGCCCTCAAACAGCTGAAGAAACTGCAG GCCCTGTTGAAAGATCAGATGAGGGAGCTGGAGGATCTGCGTCTGTCCAGGGACGAGGCCCTCAACATGGCCAAGGAGAACGAAAAGAAGGTCAAGGCAATGGAGGCTGACACCATCCATCTCCAGGAG GAGTTGGCGTCTGCTGAGCGAGTCAAGAAACAGGCCCAGACAGAGCGGGATGAACTGCAGGATGAGCTCAACATCCACAACGCTAAGAA TTCCCTGACGGTGGATGAGAAGAGGAGGCTGGAGGTTCGTATCGCTAAGCTAGAGGAGGAATTGGAGGAGGAGCAGTTGAACACAGAGATGGTCAACGACCGCTTGAGGAGAACCACACTGCAG ACTGACCAGCTGACCATTGAGCTGACAGCGGAGCGCAGTACCGCCCAGCGCCTGGAGGGGACCCGGGCCCAGCTGGACCGGCAGAACAAGGAGCTGAAACTCAAGCTGCAGGAGCTGGAGGAGACTGTGAAGTCCAGATACAAGGCCTCTATCGCTGCACTGGAGGCCAAGATACTGCAGCTGGAGGAGCAACTGGACTTGGAGTTCAA GGAGCGTCAGCATTCGTCCAGGCTGGTCAGGCGCACGGAGAAGAAGCTGAAGGAGGTGCTGCTGCAGGTGGAGGATGAGAGACGCAACACCGAGCAGTACAAAGCAGAG GCAGACAAGGCGAACAACCGCACACGTCAGCTAAAGCGTCAgctggaggaggcagaggaggaagtGACACGGGCCAACGCCAACCGCAGGAAGCTGCAGAGGGAGCTTGACGATGCCACTGAGTCGCAAGACGCCGTGACCCGAGAGGTCAGCACCCTGAAGAGCAAGCTCAG GCGCGGGGACTTGCCTTTAAACATGCGCCGGGTCTTGAATCGCACAGGCTTGGGGGACAGTGATGAGGAGATGGATCTGACCAGCGACGCGTCCAAGCCTATACCTGAGTGA